GAGTTGGCGTCAAAGGGCGAGATTCGCACCAGACGGTGAATACCCGCCTCGGCTTTGAGATAGCCGTAGGCGTAGTCCCCGGTGACGTTGAAGGTCACGCTTTTGACGCCGGCCTCTTCGCCCGGCTGATAGTCGAGAATCTCTTTGCGGTAACCGCGCCGGTCGCACCAGCGCAGATACATGCGCAGGAGAATCTCCGCCCAGTCCTGCGCCTCGGTACCGCCGGCGCCGGGATGAAGCGTTACCAGAGCGTTGCGCCGATCATCTGGTTCGCCGAGCAGCTGGGTCAACTCGGTCTGGGCCATCTCCTTGGTCACCGTCGCGACTTTGGCGGCGGCTTCGCCAAGCGCTTCTTCGCTCTTCTCTTCTTTGGCGACGTCGAGAAAAAACCGCGCCTCTTCAAGATCGGCGTGATGTTTTTCCCAACTGTCGAGGACGCTTTTGAGACTGGACTGTTCTTTGAGAACGGTTTGGGCTTTGTCGCCGTCGTTCCAAAAATCGGGCTGCGCGGCGATTTGGCCTAGCTCGGCGACGCGTTTTTGCTTGGCGTCAACGTCAAAGCCGCCTCCGCAAAAGCTCAAGCCGCTCTTCGAGGTGGGTAAGTTGCTCTAAAGTTTCGTCGATCATAATAGTTTGCTACTGGCTCCTGAATTCTGACTTCTCGATTCTGAATTGTTGTCACTATACCTTCAATAACCCGCGCTCACAAAGGCGCGTCTGAAGTTTTCGCTCAAGTGCGAACATGATCTTGGCTTGGCGCGCCGAGCGCTCATGATCGTAA
This genomic interval from Deltaproteobacteria bacterium contains the following:
- the prfB gene encoding peptide chain release factor 2 (programmed frameshift) produces the protein MIDETLEQLTHLEERLELLRGGFDVDAKQKRVAELGQIAAQPDFWNDGDKAQTVLKEQSSLKSVLDSWEKHHADLEEARFFLDVAKEEKSEEALGEAAAKVATVTKEMAQTELTQLLGEPDDRRNALVTLHPGAGGTEAQDWAEILLRMYLRWCDRRGYRKEILDYQPGEEAGVKSVTFNVTGDYAYGYLKAEAGIHRLVRISPFDANSRRHTSFASVFVYPEVDDDIKIEINDDDLRVDTYRSSGAGGQHVNKTDSAVRLTHLPTNIVVACQNERSQHKNRAMAMKILKSRLYELEVKKQKEKMESYHKTKKEIAWGSQIRSYVLAPYRLVKDHRTNVEVGNADGVLDGDLDPFIEAYLMMADEPA